A DNA window from Trypanosoma brucei brucei TREU927 chromosome 10, whole genome shotgun sequence contains the following coding sequences:
- a CDS encoding hypothetical protein, conserved (no PFAM matches), translated as MSLWLTLFSVPFLLVRVASADHKRSILKDDVWLEMPTPSRTEGSNVVWPVVRGLVALNGSAGVGQVVNRLSSNESLSVGGLVGCGDGYCPSFAPICCGGPAYYYCVSGGSKCCGFPGRVVGSCGQSEECCADERNVTCCEAGSYCKVDGSDLACASDTCSHRLTVDECLSQNDGCGWCCEEHRCVRNTSGCSKGGRPIAVGETCPSRCHYADTCGLCLASGDAASGLEDCMWCCGSQSCIPSSEGDSCQNLQGIVSPGFCSACLSNGEGVGPTFVGSLQQMLALFSSFVFMIGIISCVWVSRACATYRDNTIVANGMRQVEVAAHYAVRRHGFIADGLSAEGGSSGCCPLLRCICCFCTTRRSDPSKQIQEEGGDGPCLSGEFYCAGCELALRPRSLLSLVDAVQGSRPPGERGICDDSDYHAEDEGIIVLLPCGHFYCYACLNIKKKRTISPRRLPKQTCSAAASDSQVRAEEALQSVSSADGEHAGNPSGAHVDADNREAGAAEAQESSCCGCLLCPFGKNSKERVAGEPKGVVDIGKLAMKKIKRKCPKCRRTVTDVLLPHNIIHL; from the coding sequence ATGTCCTTGTGGCTAACATTGTTTTCGGTACCGTTTCTGCTGGTGCGGGTAGCTTCAGCGGATCACAAGCGGAGTATTTTGAAGGATGATGTGTGGCTTGAGATGCCGACACCATCTAGGACGGAGGGGAGTAATGTTGTTTGGCCTGTCGTAAGGGGGCTCGTGGCGTTGAACGGTTCAGCTGGTGTTGGTCAGGTGGTGAATAGACTAAGCAGCAACGAGAGCCTCTCAGTGGGTGGGCTCGTTGGATGTGGGGACGGGTATTGCCCTTCGTTTGCGCCCATATGCTGCGGAGGCCCAGCTTACTACTATTGTGTATCTGGGGGAAGTAAGTGCTGCGGTTTCCCTGGGAGGGTTGTGGGGTCTTGTGGTCAAAGTGAGGAGTGCTGTGCTGATGAACGAAATGTTACATGCTGTGAGGCGGGCTCGTACTGTAAAGTCGACGGCAGTGATCTTGCCTGTGCCTCTGACACCTGTTCGCATCGTCTGACAGTTGATGAATGCCTCAGCCAAAATGATGGCTGTGGATGGTGCTGTGAAGAGCACCGGTGCGTGAGAAATACGAGCGGGTGCTCTAAAGGCGGTCGTCCTATCGCTGTAGGAGAGACGTGCCCCTCGCGGTGCCACTATGCAGATACGTGCGGTTTGTGTTTGGCTTCTGGTGACGCGGCGAGCGGCCTGGAGGATTGTATGTGGTGTTGTGGCTCACAGTCTTGCATACCTTCCAGTGAGGGAGATAGCTGCCAAAATCTTCAAGGTATTGTATCTCCAGGATTTTGTTCGGCCTGTCTGAGCAACGGAGAGGGCGTGGGTCCGACATTTGTTGGATCACTTCAGCAGATGCTTGCCCTATTTTcgtcgtttgtttttatgaTAGGGATCATTTCTTGCGTTTGGGTTTCCCGTGCTTGTGCAACTTATCGTGACAACACGATTGTAGCGAACGGAATGCGACAGGTAGAGGTGGCTGCGCATTACGCGGTGCGACGCCATGGGTTCATTGCCGATGGTCTTTCTGCAGAGGGTGGCTCTTCAGGATGTTGCCCCTTGCTTCGAtgtatttgttgtttttgcacgACTCGCAGATCCGATCCAAGCAAGCAAATACAAGAGGAGGGTGGAGATGGCCCCTGTCTGAGCGGTGAGTTTTATTGCGCAGGGTGTGAGCTGGCATTACGCCCGCGGTCACTTCTCTCACTTGTTGACGCGGTTCAGGGTTCCAGGCCACCCGGTGAGAGAGGTATATGCGATGATTCTGATTACCATGCGGAGGACGAGGGGATTATTGTTCTTCTGCCATGTGGTCACTTTTACTGTTACGCGTGCCTaaatattaaaaagaaacgaacaaTAAGCCCCAGACGTCTGCCTAAACAAACTTGCTCTGCGGCCGCATCCGATTCTCAGGTTCGTGCCGAGGAGGCTCTGCAAAGTGTCTCCTCCGCTGATGGTGAGCATGCAGGAAATCCTAGCGGCGCACATGTGGATGCTGACAACAGGGAGGCAGGGGCAGCGGAGGCACAAGAGTCCAGTTGTTGTGGGTGCCTGCTGTGCCCGTTTGGGAAGAACTCTAAAGAGCGCGTTGCGGGTGAGCCCAAGGGTGTCGTGGACATTGGAAAATTGGCGATGAAGAAAATTAAACGGAAGTGCCCCAAGTGCAGACGAACGGTAACCGACGTACTTTTACCCCACAATATCATACATTTGTAA